From a single Lolium rigidum isolate FL_2022 chromosome 7, APGP_CSIRO_Lrig_0.1, whole genome shotgun sequence genomic region:
- the LOC124671286 gene encoding uncharacterized protein LOC124671286, producing the protein MATSVRRPCLLPLAATVILLCAPPATAQPQRTYEPLWSDEYWANEIVVGEAAEEVVSVAARRAEAGGYSYGCARLWLAMGCPPAPGKGVNGSLVDGRRSYDRELDRFEDGLRQCIDDVILELRQCIDDVIPDDPYLRRTAPTSTFDRRCCPCCYSCARYY; encoded by the coding sequence ATGGCCACCTCCGTGCGCCGCCCCTGCCTGCTCCCCCTCGCCGCCACCGTCATCCTCCTCTGCGCCCCACCGGCAACAGCCCAACCCCAACGCACGTACGAGCCTTTGTGGTCCGACGAATACTGGGCCAACGAGATCGTCGTgggcgaggcggcggaggaggtggtcAGCGTCGCCGCCAGGCGCGCGGAGGCGGGCGGCTACTCGTACGGCTGCGCCAGGCTGTGGCTCGCCATGGGCTGCCCTCCCGCTCCCGGCAAGGGCGTGAACGGGAGCCTGGTCGACGGGAGGCGCTCCTACGATCGCGAGCTGGATCGCTTCGAGGACGGACTGCGCCAGTGCATTGACGATGTGATCCTCGAACTGCGCCAGTGCATTGACGATGTGATTCCGGATGATCCCTACTTGCGCCGCACCGCCCCGACGTCTACTTTCGACCGTCGATGTTGTCCCTGCTGCTATTCATGTGCTCGCTACTACTGA
- the LOC124671287 gene encoding 26S proteasome non-ATPase regulatory subunit 13 homolog B-like has protein sequence MRIPILPDVLLCAAAGRRRARTMRIRPHRDRNRSPARLLGREERKGRGGSGGDHQAMAAPLEFLETQGATRPELAEWYAALADLYQRKLWHQLTLKLDQFLALAVVQAGDALIQLYNHFISDFETKINLLKFAHFTVVVSRQYSDKDAAINYLEGVISKLHDTKESRVEEPILYVKMQIANYLLEKGSQKECKKLLDEGKTTLDGMVDVDPSVHSTYYWICSQYYKVCQDYSEFYKNALLYLAYTTVESLSEPFKQDLAFDLSLAALLGDNIYNFGELLAHPIIHSLVGTAVEWIYHMLQAFNSGNLAAYQELCKVHGAALAAQPALAQNESGLLEKINILCLMEIIFSRASQDRTIPLSTIAEQTRLSVEDVEYLLMKSLSAHLIEGIIDEVDGTVHVSWVQPRVLGIDQVKSLRDRLDTWVGKVHTTLLSVEAETPDLVSS, from the exons ATGAGGATACCTATCCTTCCGGACGTGCTTCTTTGCGCTGCCGCCGGTCGCAGGAGGGCGCGCACAA TGCGAATCCGACCGCACCGCGACCGAAACAGATCTCCAGCTCGTCTTCTTGGCCGGGAAGAAAGGAAGGGGAGGGGAGGAAGCGGCGGAGACCACCAGgcgatggcggcgccgctcgAGTTCCTGGAGACGCAGGGCGCGACGCGGCCCGAGCTGGCCGAGTGGTACGCCGCCCTCGCCGACCTCTACCAGCGGAAGCTCTGGCACCAGCTCACCCTCAAGCTCGACCAGttcctcgccctcgccgtcgtccAG GCGGGCGATGCTCTGATTCAGCTGTATAATCATTTCATCTCTGATTTCGAAACCAAGATCAACCTTCTTAAATTTGCTCACTTCACGGTAGTAGTTTCACGCCAGTATTCAGATAAAGATGCTGCTATCAACTACCTAGAAGGTGTAATTTCGAAGCTGCATGATACCAAGGAATCACGGGTTGAAGAGCCCATTCTGTATGTGAAGATGCAGATTGCAAATTATCTTCTTGAGAAAGGGAGTCAAAAGGAGTGTAAGAAATTGCTAGACGAGGGGAAAACCACTTTGGATGGCATGGTCGATGTTGACCCTTCAGTACATTCGACCTATTATTGGATATGTTCTCAGTACTACAAAGTCTGTCAAGACTATTCTGAATTTTATAAAAATGCTCTTCTCTATCTGGCATACACAACAGTGGAGTCACTTTCAGAACCATTCAAACAG GACCTGGCATTTGACCTCTCACTTGCTGCTTTATTGGGTGACAACATATACAACTTCGGGGAGTTGCTTGCCCATCCAATC ATCCATAGCCTTGTGGGAACAGCGGTGGAGTGGATTTATCATATGTTGCAAGCCTTCAACTCTGGCAATCTAGCAGCCTATCAGGAACTCTGCAAAGTTCACGGCGCCGCCTTGGCTGCACAGCCTGCTTTGGCACAAAATGAGAGCGGGCTACTTGAGAAGATCAATATCCTCTGCTTGATGGAAATCATTTTCAG TCGAGCATCTCAAGACCGTACAATTCCTTTGAGCACTATTGCTGAGCAAACCAGGCTATCAGTTGAAGATGTCGAGTATTTGCTAATGAAGAGCCTCTCT GCTCATCTAATCGAAGGCATAATCGATGAGGTTGATGGAACCGTCCACGTTTCGTGGGTGCAACCGAGGGTCCTTGGCATCGACCAAGTGAAATCGCTGCGTGACCGACTGGACACCTGGGTCGGGAAGGTGCACACGACTTTGCTATCTGTCGAAGCCGAGACGCCCGACTTGGTCTCTTCGTGA
- the LOC124676291 gene encoding protein AE7-like: MVMGLINANPVVHEKKERRSREAPENKDENTVEPIDQLEIFDHIRDIKDPEHPYSLEELKVVTEDSVEINDELSHVRVTFTPTVEHCSMATIIGLCLRVKLMRSLPPRYKVDIRVAPGSHATELAVNKQLNDKERVAAALENSNLLDIVEECLSPTLG; this comes from the exons ATGGTCATGGGGTTGATAAATGCTAACCCTGTGGTACATGAGAAAAAAGAGAGGCGCAGCAGAGAAGCACCCGAAAACAAAGATGAAAATACAGTGGAGCCAATAGACCAGCTAGAAATATTTG ATCATATTAGAGATATAAAGGACCCGGAGCATCCATACTCATTGGAAGAGCTTAAGGTGGTGACTGAAGACTCGGTCGAAATCAACGATGAGCTTAGTCATGTGCG gGTTACTTTCACCCCAACAGTGGAGCATTGCAGTATGGCAACTATTATTGGCCTTTGCCTACGTGTGAAGCTCATGCGGAGCCTTCCTCCTCGTTACAAG GTGGACATAAGGGTGGCGCCTGGATCGCATGCAACTGAACTTGCCG TGAACAAGCAACTGAATGACAAAGAACGTGTCGCGGCCGCGTTGGAAAACTCAAATCTGCTGGACATAGTCGAGGAGTGCTTGTCACCGACGCTTGGTTGA
- the LOC124675737 gene encoding UV-B-induced protein At3g17800, chloroplastic-like isoform X2 — MSAWADAALLLASPSPASSCSLARPRSSRLLCKGFPCASRTKAGFQVNSYRTRSFKVRARMESGDGETQLAPLRFETPSGQLLVHILQAEPHLIPVTVDQQLENLQSEKDAQKEEAAKVPQDLLYKRIAEIKEKERQNTLEEIIYCWILFKFMENDISMTPALSPSGGPVRDITTLPNQEHKLQSVHSQDALEMIQSHLSLIMGEQAAAPLDTVVEISNLNLGKLYAASIMYGYFLKRVDERFQLEKNMKTLPPSLKEQVVSERDLQPNPFWDMESLVQISPDGEVVDLDDDEETNPNKLRSYVKRLDADTLQRYATIRSKESVSLIEKQTQALFGRPDIKVLDDGSVNAQDGKTVTLTFTELTNLVLEAAGFGAFLWEAESHVESKYHFVNS; from the exons ATGTCGGCGTGGGCAGACGCGGCGCTGCTCCTCGCCTCCCCCTCCCCGGCATCCTCCTGCTCCCTCGCCAGGCCGCGCTCCAGCCGCCTCCTCTGCAAG GGCTTCCCTTGTGCCAGCCGTACTAAAGCTGGATTCCAAGTTAATAGTTACAGAACAAGGAGCTTTAAAGTTAGAGCAAGAATGGAGTCTGGTGATGGCGAGACACAACTTGCTCCGCTTAGATTCGAAACCCCAAGCGGTCAACTTCTGGTGCACATACTGCAAGCAGAACCTCACCTAATACCTGTAACAGTTGATCAACAACTTGAGAACCTGCAATCGGAGAAAGATGCACAAaaggaagaggccgcaaaagttccCCAGGATCTCCTTTACAA GAGAATTGCAGAAATCAAAGAGAAGGAGAGGCAGAATACCCTAGAAGAGATCATCTACTGTTGGATTTTGTTCAAGTTCATGGAAAATGACATATCAATGACACCTGCATTATCACCATCAGGTGGCCCTGTACGTGATATAACCACGTTGCCTAACCAAGAGCATAAGCTGCAGAGCGTACACTCGCAAGATGCTCTGGAGATGATACAGAGCCATCTCAGTCTTATAATGGGAGAACAGGCGGCGGCACCACTAGACACTGTTGTTGAAATCAGCAACTTAAATCTTGGAAAGCTTTACGCAGCATCCATCATGTACGGCTACTTCCTCAAGAGGGTTGACGAGCGATTCCAGCTCGAGAAGAACATGAAGACACTCCCACCAAGCCTCAAGGAGCAGGTAGTATCTGAACGAGACCTGCAGCCCAATCCGTTCTGGGACATGGAGTCTTTGGTGCAGATATCGCCTGACGGGGAGGTTGTTGATTTGGACGATGATGAGGAAACAAATCCGAACAAGTTGAGGTCTTATGTTAAGCGCCTGGATGCCGACACATTGCAAAGATACGCCACCATCAGATCCAAGGAATCCGTTTCGCTGATAGAGAAGCAAACACAGGCCCTGTTTGGACGGCCGGATATTAAGGTGCTGGACGATGGCTCCGTTAATGCTCAAGACGGTAAAACGGTGACGCTTACGTTTACGGAGCTCACTAACCTTGTTCTGGAGGCTGCTGGATTTGGAGCCTTTTTGTGGGAAGCCGAGAGCCATGTAGAATCTAA ATACCATTTTGTTAACAGTTGA
- the LOC124675737 gene encoding UV-B-induced protein At3g17800, chloroplastic-like isoform X1, protein MSAWADAALLLASPSPASSCSLARPRSSRLLCKGFPCASRTKAGFQVNSYRTRSFKVRARMESGDGETQLAPLRFETPSGQLLVHILQAEPHLIPVTVDQQLENLQSEKDAQKEEAAKVPQDLLYKRIAEIKEKERQNTLEEIIYCWILFKFMENDISMTPALSPSGGPVRDITTLPNQEHKLQSVHSQDALEMIQSHLSLIMGEQAAAPLDTVVEISNLNLGKLYAASIMYGYFLKRVDERFQLEKNMKTLPPSLKEQVVSERDLQPNPFWDMESLVQISPDGEVVDLDDDEETNPNKLRSYVKRLDADTLQRYATIRSKESVSLIEKQTQALFGRPDIKVLDDGSVNAQDGKTVTLTFTELTNLVLEAAGFGAFLWEAESHVESKYHFVNS, encoded by the exons ATGTCGGCGTGGGCAGACGCGGCGCTGCTCCTCGCCTCCCCCTCCCCGGCATCCTCCTGCTCCCTCGCCAGGCCGCGCTCCAGCCGCCTCCTCTGCAAG GGCTTCCCTTGTGCCAGCCGTACTAAAGCTGGATTCCAAGTTAATAGTTACAGAACAAGGAGCTTTAAAGTTAGAGCAAGAATGGAGTCTGGTGATGGCGAGACACAACTTGCTCCGCTTAGATTCGAAACCCCAAGCGGTCAACTTCTGGTGCACATACTGCAAGCAGAACCTCACCTAATACCTGTAACAGTTGATCAACAACTTGAGAACCTGCAATCGGAGAAAGATGCACAAaaggaagaggccgcaaaagttccCCAGGATCTCCTTTACAA GAGAATTGCAGAAATCAAAGAGAAGGAGAGGCAGAATACCCTAGAAGAGATCATCTACTGTTGGATTTTGTTCAAGTTCATGGAAAATGACATATCAATGACACCTGCATTATCACCATCAGGTGGCCCTGTACGTGATATAACCACGTTGCCTAACCAAGAGCATAAGCTGCAGAGCGTACACTCGCAAGATGCTCTGGAGATGATACAGAGCCATCTCAGTCTTATAATGGGAGAACAGGCGGCGGCACCACTAGACACTGTTGTTGAAATCAGCAACTTAAATCTTGGAAAGCTTTACGCAGCATCCATCATGTACGGCTACTTCCTCAAGAGGGTTGACGAGCGATTCCAGCTCGAGAAGAACATGAAGACACTCCCACCAAGCCTCAAGGAGCAGGTAGTATCTGAACGAGACCTGCAGCCCAATCCGTTCTGGGACATGGAGTCTTTGGTGCAGATATCGCCTGACGGGGAGGTTGTTGATTTGGACGATGATGAGGAAACAAATCCGAACAAGTTGAGGTCTTATGTTAAGCGCCTGGATGCCGACACATTGCAAAGATACGCCACCATCAGATCCAAGGAATCCGTTTCGCTGATAGAGAAGCAAACACAGGCCCTGTTTGGACGGCCGGATATTAAGGTGCTGGACGATGGCTCCGTTAATGCTCAAGACGGTAAAACGGTGACGCTTACGTTTACGGAGCTCACTAACCTTGTTCTGGAGGCTGCTGGATTTGGAGCCTTTTTGTGGGAAGCCGAGAGCCATGTAGAATCTAAATACCATTTTGTTAACAGTTGA